The DNA sequence ATTCTGCTGGCCTCAACTTTTTCGGTGATGTCCTGAATGGTGCCGTACATGAGTTGGCTTTCTCCTGTGGCATCCGGCTTGAATCCTGCCTGCAGATGGACGTGTCGAATCTCTCCCTGGGGCCGCACGATACGATGTTCAAAACTAAACGGCAGCCTGTTATCAAGAGTGTTGGTGATCACCCGGGAGACCAGCTTCCGGTCCTCAGCATGTACCATTTCCATGAAGGTCTGGGTTGTGGGATGGAAATCGAGGTCTCCCAGACCTAGGATGCGATAGATCTCTTCCGACCACCAGAGTGTGTTTTCCCGGGTATCCCATTCCCAGCTGCCGATGTGGGCCTGCCGCTGCGCTTCTGACAGACGGGCATGCACGTGTTGTAATTTAATTTCTGCGGTTTTTCTTTGTGTGATGTCCTGGATAATCACCAGCGTCTCTTCTGGCTGGTAAGGGAGCAGCCGGGCCTGGAACCAGCGCATTTCCTGAGTGATTTCCAGCGCGTATTCAAAAGTGACTGGTGCCTGTGACTGGACCAGTTCCTGCTGTGCCATTTCAAACTGGCTGGCAACAGACGGTGGGAAGATTTCGTGCAGATGTCTCTGGTGTACCGTTTCGACCGGCAGAAAGTGATGTTGATTCTTTTCATTCACGAAGCGGGTAATGACACCTCGTGAATTCAGATGAAAATAGAGATCCGGATTCACATCCAGAATCATTTTTAACTGGGCAGACCGCTCTGTCTCCCGTTGTTCCAGCATCTCCTGTCGCAGTTTTTCATTGATCTGTAAGCGAGTGGAAGGCTGAAGCAGTTCGGGGAGAAAATTGAGATCCTGAATCGTGGTCAAAGCAACATCCATGTGCTGATCTCGCATTCTGTGCTGTACTGAGGGGCTGACCGACCAGGTCCTTGTGCCGATGTGAAGGGAGCTGGAGTACAGGCCAGGAAATGTTCAAGTCTGTATGAAGTGTCTCTATCAGGAGGATTATGTCTGATTATGGTTTTTAGAGAAACCCCGATTTATGTAGGGGGTTTCGCTGTCAGATAGAAACAGGGAGGGCAGGAGTATCTGTAACCGGCAGAGGTCAGATATTGCGCAGGCAAATTCAAAAGCGAATCACCTGAGGTGGGGGAAGCAGAAAGCAGTTCTGCAAAGAGAAACAGTAATAGCCGAGGCGGGACTCGAACCCGCACGCCCTTTACGGACCCGGGATTTTAAGTCCCGTGCGTCTGCCAATTCCGCCACTCGGCCATGACTTTAAGAGTATATAGATTATTAGGTTATGTATTGCAAGCGAGAACCGGAAAAACAGGGAGCCTGAATCCCCGCCAAGAACCAGACTGATTGGTCTGGTCAGGTTCAGCTGCTTTTCTACTCAATCAAAAAAAGAGGTTAACCACCGTCCTGGTTTTTCCTGATGCGTCGTCTGCGGCGTTGCAAAGCCGAATCGGGAGAGGAGGATGTGCCGGTTGATGCTCGTTTTTTTTTCTTCTTTTTCTTCGGTTGGCTCAAGCGGGAACGCAGAAAAATATAGTTGTCATAGGCGGAATAACCGCCCGCGATCAATAGCACGAGAGGGATCAATGGGCTCAGGTTGACGAGCCAGTTCGACCCTTTTTCCAGGACCGCCTTGGAATGATCTTCCGGAGAA is a window from the Gimesia benthica genome containing:
- a CDS encoding PAS domain-containing sensor histidine kinase produces the protein MDVALTTIQDLNFLPELLQPSTRLQINEKLRQEMLEQRETERSAQLKMILDVNPDLYFHLNSRGVITRFVNEKNQHHFLPVETVHQRHLHEIFPPSVASQFEMAQQELVQSQAPVTFEYALEITQEMRWFQARLLPYQPEETLVIIQDITQRKTAEIKLQHVHARLSEAQRQAHIGSWEWDTRENTLWWSEEIYRILGLGDLDFHPTTQTFMEMVHAEDRKLVSRVITNTLDNRLPFSFEHRIVRPQGEIRHVHLQAGFKPDATGESQLMYGTIQDITEKVEASRIAQEYRDELAHVSRLVVKGELIAGLSHELNQPLTAIANYCGAMKTLMEQGEDVSQLREKIERQALRSGEIIRRLKAFTQKQPQQRFLFNIHDSIRSALQIINYQIRLKQIEVKTCYKHKFTTVYADRVQIEQVLVNLFKNAVEAMEHSPAPRTLTISTASTPDRMIQISVSDTGCGVPESFRSKLFTPFATSKQSGLGIGLSLSRSLIQSAEGKMWFLPNPRRGATFCIQLPACQKPLERPRSELNRHIRADAAHD